From one Eptesicus fuscus isolate TK198812 chromosome 21, DD_ASM_mEF_20220401, whole genome shotgun sequence genomic stretch:
- the NPAS1 gene encoding neuronal PAS domain-containing protein 1, which translates to MAAPCPSSGGGGEVRCGAGRGGGVPWDFLPGLTVKAPPGPCLQAQRKEKSRNAARSRRGKENLEFFELAKLLPLPGAISSQLDKASVVRLCVTYLRLRRFAALGAPPWGLRATGPPAGLAPGRRGSVALVSEIFEQHLGGHILQSLDGFVFALNQEGKFLYISETVSIYLGLSQVELTGSSVFDYIHPGDHSEVLEQLGLRTRTSRPPTSPSIPSSSSSSSSLADTPEIEASPTEAAPSSRAQERSFFVRMKSTLTKRGLHVKASGYKVIHVTGRLRARALGLVALGHTLPPAPLAELPLHGHTVVFRLSLGLTILACESRVSEHMDLGPAELVGRSCYQFVHGQDAARIRQSHLDLLDKGQVVTGYYRWLQRAGGFVWLQSVATVAVSGKSPGERHVLWVSYVLSQAEGGHTPLDAFQLPAGAAREDASSPEPEPAEPAPPVRGKQAAPPDEEEAPQTQGKCIKVEPGRGDTKDPEDSGDEEPAGHPAPPRREFTSVIRAGAQKQDLVRPWGLVPPGDASPSLLHAGFLPPVVRGLCTPSTIRYGPTELGLMYPHLQRLGPGPPFPEAFYPPLGLPYPGPTGTRVQRKGD; encoded by the exons ATGgcggccccctgccccagcagtggcggcggcggcgaggtCAGATGCGGGGCAGGTCGTGGGGGCGGCGTCCCGTGGGACTTTCTGCCGGGGCTCACGGTCAAGGCCCCGCCCGGACCCTG CCTGCAGGCGCAACGCAAGGAGAAGTCCCGCAACGCGGCGCGCTCGCGGCGCGGGAAGGAGAACCTGGAGTTCTTCGAGCTGGCCAAGCTGCTCCCGCTGCCCGGGGCCATCTCCAGCCAGCTGGACAAGGCGTCGGTCGTGCGGCTCTGCGTCACCTACCTCCGCCTGCGCCGCTTCGCCGCGCTCGGGGCGCCGCCCTGGGGGCTGCGAGCCACCGGGCCCCCCGCCGGCCTCG ccccGGGCCGCAGGGGCTCCGTGGCCCTGGTCTCCGAAATCTTCGAGCAGCACCTGGGAGGACACATCTTGCAG TCCCTGGATGGCTTTGTGTTTGCCTTGAACCAGGAGGGGAAGTTCCTCTACATCTCAGAGACCGTCTCCATTTACCTGGGTCTCTCCCAG GTGGAGCTGACGGGCAGTAGCGTCTTCGATTACATCCATCCTGGGGACCACTCAGAGGTCCTGGAGCAACTGGGCCTGCGGACCCGGACCTCCCggccccccacctcaccctcaatcccctcctcttcctcctcttcctcctcgctCGCTGATACTCCTGAGATCG AGGCCAGCCCCACCGAGGCGgccccctcctcccgggcccAGGAGCGCTCCTTCTTCGTCCGCATGAAATCCACCCTCACCAAGCGCGGCCTGCACGTCAAGGCCTCGGGGTACAAG gTCATCCACGTGACCGGCCGCCTCCGGGCCCGCGCCCTGGGCCTCGTGGCCCTCGGCCACACGCTGCCCCCGGCCCCGCTGGCTGAGCTGCCGCTGCACGGACACACGGTCGTCTTCCGGCTCAGCCTGGGGCTCACCATCCTGGCCTGTGAGAGCAG AGTCAGCGAGCACATGGACCTGGGGCCCGCGGAGCTGGTGGGCCGCAGCTGCTACCAGTTTGTCCACGGACAGGACGCCGCCAGGATCCGCCAGAGCCACCTGGACC TGCTGGACAAGGGCCAGGTGGTGACCGGCTACTACCGCTGGCTGCAGCGCGCGGGGGGCTTCGTGTGGCTGCAGTCCGTGGCCACCGTGGCTGTGAGCGGGAAGAGCCCGGGGGAGCGCCACGTGCTCTGGGTCAGCTACGTGCTCAG CCAAGCGGAGGGTGGCCACACACCTCTGGACGCCTTCCAGCTTCCAGCCGGCGCGGCCCGTGAGGACGCATCCAGCCCCGAGCCGGAACCCGCCG AGCCAGCGCCTCCAGTGCGAGGGAAGCAGGCTGCCCCCCCAGACGAGGAGGAGgccccccagacccagggcaagTGCATCAAAGTGGAGCCCGGCCGTGGGGACACGAAAGACCCGGAGGACAGCGGAGACGAGGAGCCAGCAGGCCACCCAGCCCCGCCACGGCGCGAGTTCACGTCTGTCATCCGGGCGGGGGCCCAGAAGCAGGACCTCGTGCGGCCGTGGGGCCTGGTGCCTCCTGGGGACGCCTCACCTTCCCTGCTCCACGCGGGCTTCCTGCCCCCCGTCGTGCGGGGCCTGTGCACGCCCAGCACCATCCGCTACGGCCCCACGGAGCTGGGCCTCATGTACCCACACCTGCagaggctgggcccaggccccccCTTCCCGGAGGCCTTCTACCCACCCCTGGGCCTGCCCTACCCGGGGCCCACGGGCACCAGGGTGCAGCGGAAGGGGGACTGA
- the TMEM160 gene encoding transmembrane protein 160, with translation MGGGWWWARAARLARIHFRGLPLPPPRPRSGGARGSFAPGHGPRAGASPPPVSELDRADAWLLRKAHETAFLSWFRNGLLASGIGVISFMQSDMGREAAYGFFLLGGLCVVWGGASYVVGLASLRGPMQLSLGGAAAGVGAVLAAGLLWACAVGLYMGQLELDVELVPEDDGTAAAEGPDEAGRPPPE, from the exons ATGGGAGGCGGCTGGTGGTGGGCTCGGGCCGCCCGCCTGGCCCGAATACACTTCCGGGGGCTGCCGCTGCCGCCTCCGCGGCCCCGGAGCGGGGGCGCCCGGGGGTCCTTCGCCCCTGGTCACGGCCCCCGCGCCGGGGCTTCGCCGCCCCCCGTGTCCGAGCTGGACCGCGCGGACGCCTGGCTCCTCCGGAAGGCTCACGAGACAG CCTTCCTCTCCTGGTTTCGAAATGGCCTCCTGGCATCCGGCATCGGGGTCATCTCCTTCATGCAGAGTGACATGGGTCGGGAAGCTGCCTATG GCTtcttcctgctgggtggcctgtgCGTGGTGTGGGGCGGCGCCTCCTACGTGGTGGGCCTGGCATCGCTGCGGGGACCTATGCAGCTCTCGCTGGGGGGCGCGGCTGCAGGCGTGGGTGCCGTGCTGGCCGCgggcctgctctgggcctgcGCTGTCGGCCTCTACATGGGCCAGCTGGAGCTGGACGTGGAACTGGTGCCTGAGGACGATGGGACGGCCGCTGCGGAAGGCCCGGATGAAGCGGGACGACCACCGCCGGAGTGA